A genomic window from Phoenix dactylifera cultivar Barhee BC4 unplaced genomic scaffold, palm_55x_up_171113_PBpolish2nd_filt_p 000007F, whole genome shotgun sequence includes:
- the LOC103704550 gene encoding splicing factor U2af large subunit B-like isoform X3 has protein sequence MSVGAFFNQVMAAIGGNTAGPGDAVVNVYINHEKMFAFVEMRSVEEASNAMALDGIIFEGAPVKVRRPTDYNPALAATLGPSQPNPNLNLAAAGLTPGSAGVLDGPDRIFVGGIPQFFTEEKLRELLEMFGPLRGFSLVKDRETGNSKGYAFCVYQDPAVTDIACAALNGIKMGDKTFTVRRANQSVAQARPEQENVLLQGQQQVPLQKLAYQMVPLPTKVVCLTQAVSPDELENDEEYVDIVEDMRSEGEKYGKLVNVIIPRPGPGGEPSPGVGKVFLEYADTEGSSKARQGMHGRKFGGKEVVAIYYPEGKFAQGEYDD, from the exons ATG TCAGTTGGTGCCTTTTTTAATCAAGTTATGGCTGCAATTGGAGGAAACACTGCTGGGCCAG GTGATGCTGTTGTTAATGTGTATATAAATCATGAGAAGATGTTTGCTTTTGTTGAAATGAGGTCAGTGGAAGAGGCAAGCAATGCGATGGCCTTGGATGGCATCATATTTGAG GGGGCACCTGTGAAAGTGAGAAGGCCAACTGATTACAACCCTGCTCTTGCTGCTACACTTGGCCCAAGCCAACCCAACCCCAATCTTAATCTCGCTGCAGCTGGGCTTACACCAGGTTCTGCTGGTGTGCTTGATGGTCCTGATCGTATTTTTGTGGGTGGGATTCCACAATTTTTTACAGAAGAAAAGCTACGAGAGTTGCTCGAGATGTTTGGACCTCTTCGAGGTTTTAGTCTCGTTAAGGACAGGGAAACTGGTAATTCAAAAGGCTATGCCTTCTGTGTTTACCAGGACCCCGCGGTCACAGACATTGCATGTGCAGCGCTAAATGGCATCAAAATGGGAGATAAAACCTTTACTGTTAGACGTGCAAACCAAAGTGTAGCCCAGGCTAGGCCGGAGCAAGAAAATGTGTTACTACAGGGACAACAGCAGGTGCCGTTGCAG aagctTGCGTACCAAATGGTGCCCCTTCCAACCAAGGTGGTATGCTTAACACAGGCTGTTAGTCCAGACGAACTTGAAAATGATGAAGAATATGTAGATATTGTGGAAGATATGAGAAGTGAAGGAGAGAAATATG GTAAACTGGTAAACGTCATCATTCCTCGACCAGGTCCTGGTGGAGAACCATCTCCTGGAGTTGGAAAG GTATTCTTGGAATATGCAGACACAGAAGGATCTTCGAAAGCCAGGCAGGGGATGCATGGAAGGAAATTCGGGGGGAAAGAAGTTGTTGCTATCTATTACCCAGAGGGCAAGTTTGCCCAAGGAGAATACGATGACTAA
- the LOC103704550 gene encoding splicing factor U2af large subunit A-like isoform X1 → MPGYGDPKSEEYERDSSKSRDRERDMGREKGRGRERERERDEERERDGERDRDMYRERDRERDRDHHHRDHRERSERREHSRRKSDDRGHHHTQDHERYRDYDRDRDEYHSHRSRSWSRGRSHHRSQSRGRSGHRSRSRSRSRSKSKRISGFDIPPATTMIPGAVVAGQMTGATNAGATNASMGMFPIMFPSTAGQATRHARRVYVGGLSATANEQSVGAFFNQVMAAIGGNTAGPGDAVVNVYINHEKMFAFVEMRSVEEASNAMALDGIIFEGAPVKVRRPTDYNPALAATLGPSQPNPNLNLAAAGLTPGSAGVLDGPDRIFVGGIPQFFTEEKLRELLEMFGPLRGFSLVKDRETGNSKGYAFCVYQDPAVTDIACAALNGIKMGDKTFTVRRANQSVAQARPEQENVLLQGQQQVPLQKLAYQMVPLPTKVVCLTQAVSPDELENDEEYVDIVEDMRSEGEKYGKLVNVIIPRPGPGGEPSPGVGKVFLEYADTEGSSKARQGMHGRKFGGKEVVAIYYPEGKFAQGEYDD, encoded by the exons ATGCCGGGCTACGGAGACCCCAAGTCCGAG GAATATGAAAGAGATTCTTCGAAAagcagagacagagagagagatatgGGAAGGGAGAAGGGTAGAGGACGAGAACGAGAAAGAGAACGTGATGAGGAAAGGGAGAGGGATGGGGAACGAGACAGGGACATGTATAGGGAACGAGACAGGGAAAGGGACAGAGACCATCATCACAGGGACCATAGGGAGCGAAGTGAAAGGAGAGAGCATAGCCGCAggaaatctgatgatcgtggccATCACCATACCCAAGATCATGAAAG GTATAGGGATTATGATAGAGACAGAGATGAGTATCATAGCCATAGGTCTCGATCATGGTCAAGGGGTAGATCTCATCATAGATCACAGTCGAGGGGTAGATCTGGTCATAGATCAAGGTCTCGTTCGCGCTCAAGATCAAAGAG CAAACGTATTAGCGGTTTTGACATTCCACCTGCAACTACTATGATACCTGGTGCAGTTGTTGCAG GTCAGATGACTGGGGCCACAAATGCTGGGGCCACAAATGCCAGTATGGGGATGTTTCCAATCATGTTTCCATCAACAGCTGGACAG GCAACTCGACATGCTCGGCGTGTTTATGTTGGAGGCCTTTCTGCTACTGCTAATGAGCAG TCAGTTGGTGCCTTTTTTAATCAAGTTATGGCTGCAATTGGAGGAAACACTGCTGGGCCAG GTGATGCTGTTGTTAATGTGTATATAAATCATGAGAAGATGTTTGCTTTTGTTGAAATGAGGTCAGTGGAAGAGGCAAGCAATGCGATGGCCTTGGATGGCATCATATTTGAG GGGGCACCTGTGAAAGTGAGAAGGCCAACTGATTACAACCCTGCTCTTGCTGCTACACTTGGCCCAAGCCAACCCAACCCCAATCTTAATCTCGCTGCAGCTGGGCTTACACCAGGTTCTGCTGGTGTGCTTGATGGTCCTGATCGTATTTTTGTGGGTGGGATTCCACAATTTTTTACAGAAGAAAAGCTACGAGAGTTGCTCGAGATGTTTGGACCTCTTCGAGGTTTTAGTCTCGTTAAGGACAGGGAAACTGGTAATTCAAAAGGCTATGCCTTCTGTGTTTACCAGGACCCCGCGGTCACAGACATTGCATGTGCAGCGCTAAATGGCATCAAAATGGGAGATAAAACCTTTACTGTTAGACGTGCAAACCAAAGTGTAGCCCAGGCTAGGCCGGAGCAAGAAAATGTGTTACTACAGGGACAACAGCAGGTGCCGTTGCAG aagctTGCGTACCAAATGGTGCCCCTTCCAACCAAGGTGGTATGCTTAACACAGGCTGTTAGTCCAGACGAACTTGAAAATGATGAAGAATATGTAGATATTGTGGAAGATATGAGAAGTGAAGGAGAGAAATATG GTAAACTGGTAAACGTCATCATTCCTCGACCAGGTCCTGGTGGAGAACCATCTCCTGGAGTTGGAAAG GTATTCTTGGAATATGCAGACACAGAAGGATCTTCGAAAGCCAGGCAGGGGATGCATGGAAGGAAATTCGGGGGGAAAGAAGTTGTTGCTATCTATTACCCAGAGGGCAAGTTTGCCCAAGGAGAATACGATGACTAA
- the LOC103704550 gene encoding splicing factor U2af large subunit B-like isoform X2, protein MGREKGRGRERERERDEERERDGERDRDMYRERDRERDRDHHHRDHRERSERREHSRRKSDDRGHHHTQDHERYRDYDRDRDEYHSHRSRSWSRGRSHHRSQSRGRSGHRSRSRSRSRSKSKRISGFDIPPATTMIPGAVVAGQMTGATNAGATNASMGMFPIMFPSTAGQATRHARRVYVGGLSATANEQSVGAFFNQVMAAIGGNTAGPGDAVVNVYINHEKMFAFVEMRSVEEASNAMALDGIIFEGAPVKVRRPTDYNPALAATLGPSQPNPNLNLAAAGLTPGSAGVLDGPDRIFVGGIPQFFTEEKLRELLEMFGPLRGFSLVKDRETGNSKGYAFCVYQDPAVTDIACAALNGIKMGDKTFTVRRANQSVAQARPEQENVLLQGQQQVPLQKLAYQMVPLPTKVVCLTQAVSPDELENDEEYVDIVEDMRSEGEKYGKLVNVIIPRPGPGGEPSPGVGKVFLEYADTEGSSKARQGMHGRKFGGKEVVAIYYPEGKFAQGEYDD, encoded by the exons atgGGAAGGGAGAAGGGTAGAGGACGAGAACGAGAAAGAGAACGTGATGAGGAAAGGGAGAGGGATGGGGAACGAGACAGGGACATGTATAGGGAACGAGACAGGGAAAGGGACAGAGACCATCATCACAGGGACCATAGGGAGCGAAGTGAAAGGAGAGAGCATAGCCGCAggaaatctgatgatcgtggccATCACCATACCCAAGATCATGAAAG GTATAGGGATTATGATAGAGACAGAGATGAGTATCATAGCCATAGGTCTCGATCATGGTCAAGGGGTAGATCTCATCATAGATCACAGTCGAGGGGTAGATCTGGTCATAGATCAAGGTCTCGTTCGCGCTCAAGATCAAAGAG CAAACGTATTAGCGGTTTTGACATTCCACCTGCAACTACTATGATACCTGGTGCAGTTGTTGCAG GTCAGATGACTGGGGCCACAAATGCTGGGGCCACAAATGCCAGTATGGGGATGTTTCCAATCATGTTTCCATCAACAGCTGGACAG GCAACTCGACATGCTCGGCGTGTTTATGTTGGAGGCCTTTCTGCTACTGCTAATGAGCAG TCAGTTGGTGCCTTTTTTAATCAAGTTATGGCTGCAATTGGAGGAAACACTGCTGGGCCAG GTGATGCTGTTGTTAATGTGTATATAAATCATGAGAAGATGTTTGCTTTTGTTGAAATGAGGTCAGTGGAAGAGGCAAGCAATGCGATGGCCTTGGATGGCATCATATTTGAG GGGGCACCTGTGAAAGTGAGAAGGCCAACTGATTACAACCCTGCTCTTGCTGCTACACTTGGCCCAAGCCAACCCAACCCCAATCTTAATCTCGCTGCAGCTGGGCTTACACCAGGTTCTGCTGGTGTGCTTGATGGTCCTGATCGTATTTTTGTGGGTGGGATTCCACAATTTTTTACAGAAGAAAAGCTACGAGAGTTGCTCGAGATGTTTGGACCTCTTCGAGGTTTTAGTCTCGTTAAGGACAGGGAAACTGGTAATTCAAAAGGCTATGCCTTCTGTGTTTACCAGGACCCCGCGGTCACAGACATTGCATGTGCAGCGCTAAATGGCATCAAAATGGGAGATAAAACCTTTACTGTTAGACGTGCAAACCAAAGTGTAGCCCAGGCTAGGCCGGAGCAAGAAAATGTGTTACTACAGGGACAACAGCAGGTGCCGTTGCAG aagctTGCGTACCAAATGGTGCCCCTTCCAACCAAGGTGGTATGCTTAACACAGGCTGTTAGTCCAGACGAACTTGAAAATGATGAAGAATATGTAGATATTGTGGAAGATATGAGAAGTGAAGGAGAGAAATATG GTAAACTGGTAAACGTCATCATTCCTCGACCAGGTCCTGGTGGAGAACCATCTCCTGGAGTTGGAAAG GTATTCTTGGAATATGCAGACACAGAAGGATCTTCGAAAGCCAGGCAGGGGATGCATGGAAGGAAATTCGGGGGGAAAGAAGTTGTTGCTATCTATTACCCAGAGGGCAAGTTTGCCCAAGGAGAATACGATGACTAA